Proteins co-encoded in one Xanthomonas campestris pv. badrii genomic window:
- a CDS encoding 4'-phosphopantetheinyl transferase family protein, which produces MDSALAASLPGLHQHWHYTLPWPDGTALSVQVLAFGRDDFAIEAFTQAGIACPAAIARSVRKRQAEYFFGRLAARQAMRQQALIDPAIAVQVGTGGAREPLWPPGIIGSISHTERLAAAAVVPAQSRRGIGIDLEHLVSPEARDALLGAVVNSVELELLHAVQTSSRWTRDALLTLVFSAKESLFKASFAAVGRYFDFSAAQLVQVQPAAGRLQLRLCETLCPQLPAGELCTIGFAWVDAQTVITYRLW; this is translated from the coding sequence ATGGACAGCGCGCTCGCCGCCTCCCTGCCCGGCCTGCACCAACACTGGCACTACACCCTGCCCTGGCCGGACGGAACCGCGTTATCGGTGCAGGTGCTCGCCTTCGGCCGCGACGACTTCGCCATCGAGGCATTCACGCAAGCGGGCATTGCCTGCCCTGCGGCCATTGCCCGTAGCGTGCGCAAGCGTCAGGCAGAGTATTTCTTCGGCCGGCTGGCGGCTCGCCAAGCGATGCGGCAACAGGCATTGATCGATCCTGCCATCGCTGTGCAGGTCGGCACCGGCGGCGCCCGCGAACCGCTGTGGCCACCAGGCATCATCGGCAGCATCAGCCACACCGAACGATTGGCCGCCGCTGCCGTGGTACCGGCGCAGAGCAGACGTGGCATCGGCATCGACCTGGAACATCTGGTGAGCCCGGAAGCACGCGATGCCTTGCTCGGTGCGGTGGTGAATTCAGTCGAGCTGGAGCTGCTGCACGCAGTGCAGACATCGAGCCGATGGACACGCGATGCCTTGCTGACCCTGGTGTTCTCGGCCAAGGAAAGCCTGTTCAAGGCCAGTTTTGCCGCCGTTGGCCGCTACTTCGATTTCTCCGCCGCGCAATTGGTACAGGTGCAGCCAGCCGCGGGCCGCCTGCAGCTCCGGCTGTGCGAGACGCTGTGCCCGCAATTGCCCGCAGGAGAGCTGTGCACGATTGGCTTTGCATGGGTGGATGCACAGACCGTGATCACCTACCGGCTCTGGTGA